The sequence AGTGCCGGAAATCGATATTGTGTCCTCGCTCCGCATGTTTGACGCGGACCCGGTCGGCGGTCATCACCTGGTCCGGCCCGAGGAAGAACTCAACCCGGTCATCATAGAGATGGGCATGGAGGCGGTAGCCGATGAGGCGCGAGGGTACCGAATAGGTGACACGGTCGACGCTGATGGTGCTGTTGCGCGTGACGTCTGCGCTGACCAGGGTAAAATCCGTGGTTCGCTTCGGCGGCAGCGACTTGAGTACGCGGCGCTCATCATCCACGAGCCTGGCCCGGCGTCGGTTCTGCTTGGCCACCTCCTGATCGACGAAGCGGCGGTAATCCTCGATGCTGGGGAAATCGCGGCTGCTCCGGCGGCGCAGGGCCTGATCGAGCCGTCGCTTCAGGTGGCCATTGGGAGCTTCGATTGAACCGTTCTCATGGGCGACACCTTTGTTGTTGCGCGTCGGCGTCATGCCATAATGTCGGCACAGCGCTTCATAGTTGCGGGTGAAATCACGCTGGGCGTCGGCGTCGAGGTTCTTGTAGGCGGCCGATAACGAGTCGCTGCGGAGCTCGGCGGGTACGCCTCCCAGCTTCCACAGCGCATCCTGCAGATGCTCGGACAGAGCGGTGAAGCTCTCTCCACCCAGCACGACCGCTGAATCCTCCCAGCCGCTGCTGGCGAGGCGAAAATGAAAGAGGCGATGGTCGAAGCGCTGGCCGGCGATGGTGACATGCAAATCGTCAGCGACGGTGAAATCCAAGAGGCCTTGCCGGCCGATCTCGTGATGCTGTGGGAAGAAGATCTCCTTCTCGCCCCCATTCAGGGCTCGCCACCGGGCAATCCGGCGCTCGAGGGTCCGCCTGACGCCATCGGGGACGGCGGCCTCCCCGAACTCGTCCTGCACAGTCTCGAAAATGGTGACGGAGAGGATGCCTGCGATCTTCAGCAGCTCCTCCACGCGTGGCCATATCTGTTCGAGGGGGTCAGGCCGGGTACGCCAGTGCCGCTCGCGCTTCTTCTGGGATGGCAGCTGCGGATTCTTGTCGATCCGGCGTGCACTACGTTCGCTGATACCGGCCTTGGCCGCCGCAACGGCCTGGGTGTGGTGACGACGCTGAGACATGTAACGATGTACCTGTTGATCGGTGATGTGGAGGCCAGGCATCGGTACCTATCGCTGCTATGCTCGATAGGTTCCGATACCACCACTCGACGCGCCCCGATCAGAGCCCCTCGCAGGGGCTTGTGTCGCGCCCGCCCGTCAGACCCGCTCTCCGGTCGGGGCTCCGCCCCTCCCTACGACCGGGCCCGACGGGCGATCCCACCGGCCATCATAGTCGTCGCTGGACCGGCCACCGTAGTTGTCGCCGCGCAGTCCATCCCAGGCATCAAACTCAGCGACTGGGTAGAGCACCGTTTTGCCGATCTTGACGAAGCTAGGCCCAACGCGCATTGAGCACCAGTTTCTCAACGTGCCGAGAGAAATCTCCCCACGATAGCGTTCTGCCATTTCGTCTGGTGTCAGAAATTTGACCGGATCCATGAGCTACTCCTCTGTAGCGGCCATGAGCCAAAGGCCCATGAACGCTGAACGCATGCCACGAACTGAGGTTCAGCGGTCGCGTCACGGCTTGGCCAGGAGACGAACAACTGCTCATGCTCGTTCACGGCATCAGATGGATTGCGGTCGGCTTTGATGGAAGTGCCCGCCGGTCATCGTCGTAATAGCGGACACAAAGGGCGGCAAATCGGTCGGGAGGCACTTGAGTGTGTCTTGCAAAGCGGGTCGGATGTACGTCAGGCGGTCTGTTTGCCGCAATGCGTGCTTTCGACCCGCTTCAAGCCCGAGGCTATAAACAATTGGCGCGATCCACATTGGCCAACAATGGCTTGTGATAGAAAGTGATTGATTGGGGGTGTAAGTGCGACTCCACATGGGCAACAAGATCAAGCGTTTTGAGCGTGTTTCCTCACGTGGCAGGCTGCAAGGCCGCCCTGAGCAACATTCCCAGTAGGTCG comes from Mesorhizobium japonicum MAFF 303099 and encodes:
- the istA gene encoding IS21 family transposase, with protein sequence MPGLHITDQQVHRYMSQRRHHTQAVAAAKAGISERSARRIDKNPQLPSQKKRERHWRTRPDPLEQIWPRVEELLKIAGILSVTIFETVQDEFGEAAVPDGVRRTLERRIARWRALNGGEKEIFFPQHHEIGRQGLLDFTVADDLHVTIAGQRFDHRLFHFRLASSGWEDSAVVLGGESFTALSEHLQDALWKLGGVPAELRSDSLSAAYKNLDADAQRDFTRNYEALCRHYGMTPTRNNKGVAHENGSIEAPNGHLKRRLDQALRRRSSRDFPSIEDYRRFVDQEVAKQNRRRARLVDDERRVLKSLPPKRTTDFTLVSADVTRNSTISVDRVTYSVPSRLIGYRLHAHLYDDRVEFFLGPDQVMTADRVRVKHAERGHNIDFRHFIGNLKRKPQALRYLVYRNALFPTHAYTRAWQALDAALDARQACRDMVALLDIAANGNCVDALALRIEAALDRGKLPNVAKLKSEFLPTVRSRVDVTIPPPDFAGYNHLLANAQVL
- a CDS encoding helix-turn-helix domain-containing protein, coding for MDPVKFLTPDEMAERYRGEISLGTLRNWCSMRVGPSFVKIGKTVLYPVAEFDAWDGLRGDNYGGRSSDDYDGRWDRPSGPVVGRGGAPTGERV